The proteins below are encoded in one region of Zootoca vivipara chromosome 10, rZooViv1.1, whole genome shotgun sequence:
- the RAD52 gene encoding DNA repair protein RAD52 homolog isoform X4 produces the protein MGQITGMSGTELTRNGISSSNASSSMWFGQCQYTADEYQAVQAALRQRLGPEYISSRQAGGGQKVCYIEGHRVISLANEMFGYNGWAHSVTQQNVDFVDLNNGKFYVGVCAFVKVQLKDGSYHEDVGYGVSEGLKSKALSLEKARKEAVTDGLKRALKCFGNALGNCILDKDYLRSVNKLPRQMPPDFDLSNAKRQDFEPAIEKARYNSCLKKTSEDHQQFSTATPVKTEQLESSLSTAEQDQQSSEVLLSDATYYRKLRQKQLQQQFRQQMQKKQQIQSTTPVCEPRDQEACALPAIKHSTSAQLEPAVEEEFLADDPELWDLSLEATDLSVTNHSTAAAPAQHPGTPRGQYDIMTRSRTPQKINNQRPCAKPALQHPSTSPRPHIPAECSPYRRSQGIKKRRLEPA, from the exons TGTCAGTATACAGCAGATGAGTACCAGGCCGTCCAGGCTGCCCTGCGACAGAGATTGGGCCCAGAATACATCAGTAGCCGGCAAGCTGGAGGAGGACAGAAG GTTTGCTACATTGAAGGGCACAGAGTCATCAGTCTGGCCAATGAAATGTTTGGCTACAATGGCTGGGCTCATTCTGTCACTCAGCAGAATGTCG ATTTTGTGGATCTTAATAATGGCAAGTTCTACGTGGGGGTCTGTGCCTTTGTGAAAGTCCAACTTAag GATGGCTCATACCATGAAGATGTTGGCTATGGAGTAAGTGAAGGCTTGAAGTCTAAGGCTTTGTCCCTAGAAAAAGCAAGGAAGGAAGCTGTTACAGATGGACTGAAGAGGGCACTGAA GTGCTTTGGTAATGCTCTTGGGAATTGCATCCTGGACAAAGACTACTTGCGATCAGTGAATAAGCTTCCTCGCCAG ATGCCCCCAGATTTTGATTTGAGCAATGCTAAAAGACAGGATTTTGAGCCTGCTATAGAAAAGGCAAGATACAATAGCTGCTTGAAGAAGACAAGCGAAGACCACCAGCAGTTTTCTACAGCGACTCCTGTCAAAACTGAGCAGTTAGAATCTTCTTTGAGTACTGCTGAACAAGATCAGCAAAGCAG TGAGGTCTTGCTGAGTGATGCAACATACTACCGGAAGTTGCGGCAGAAACAACTTCAGCAGCAGTTCAGACAGCAGATGCAGAAGAAACAGCAAATCCAGTCCACTACTCCAGTTTGTGAACCTAGAGATCAAG AAGCATGTGCTCTTCCTGCTATTAAGCATAGCACTTCAGCACAGCTGGAACCCGCTGTGGAAGAGGAGTTCCTTGCAG ATGACCCTGAGCTTTGGGACTTATCTTTGGAGGCCACTGACCTCAGTGTTACCAATCACAGCACGGCAGCTGCGCCAGCCCAACACCCAGGCACACCTCGTGGGCAGTATGACATTATGACACGCAGCAGAAcgccacaaaaaataaataaccagAGGCCCTGTGCAAAACCTGCCCTGCAGCATCCCTCTACTAGCCCTCGACCTCACATACCAG CTGAGTGCAGCCCATACAGAAGGAGCCAAGGGATAAAGAAGAGAAGGCTGGAGCCTGCATAG
- the RAD52 gene encoding DNA repair protein RAD52 homolog isoform X5, with translation MFGYNGWAHSVTQQNVDFVDLNNGKFYVGVCAFVKVQLKDGSYHEDVGYGVSEGLKSKALSLEKARKEAVTDGLKRALKCFGNALGNCILDKDYLRSVNKLPRQMPPDFDLSNAKRQDFEPAIEKARYNSCLKKTSEDHQQFSTATPVKTEQLESSLSTAEQDQQSSEVLLSDATYYRKLRQKQLQQQFRQQMQKKQQIQSTTPVCEPRDQEACALPAIKHSTSAQLEPAVEEEFLADDPELWDLSLEATDLSVTNHSTAAAPAQHPGTPRGQYDIMTRSRTPQKINNQRPCAKPALQHPSTSPRPHIPGKFKRWRSKCRQQQKLGNIGWWFVDNGASMYIYFSLAHSYCKSSKLPLNLVVPNNEQSDFLLYFFGAFGLKASNNSATCVEVKVF, from the exons ATGTTTGGCTACAATGGCTGGGCTCATTCTGTCACTCAGCAGAATGTCG ATTTTGTGGATCTTAATAATGGCAAGTTCTACGTGGGGGTCTGTGCCTTTGTGAAAGTCCAACTTAag GATGGCTCATACCATGAAGATGTTGGCTATGGAGTAAGTGAAGGCTTGAAGTCTAAGGCTTTGTCCCTAGAAAAAGCAAGGAAGGAAGCTGTTACAGATGGACTGAAGAGGGCACTGAA GTGCTTTGGTAATGCTCTTGGGAATTGCATCCTGGACAAAGACTACTTGCGATCAGTGAATAAGCTTCCTCGCCAG ATGCCCCCAGATTTTGATTTGAGCAATGCTAAAAGACAGGATTTTGAGCCTGCTATAGAAAAGGCAAGATACAATAGCTGCTTGAAGAAGACAAGCGAAGACCACCAGCAGTTTTCTACAGCGACTCCTGTCAAAACTGAGCAGTTAGAATCTTCTTTGAGTACTGCTGAACAAGATCAGCAAAGCAG TGAGGTCTTGCTGAGTGATGCAACATACTACCGGAAGTTGCGGCAGAAACAACTTCAGCAGCAGTTCAGACAGCAGATGCAGAAGAAACAGCAAATCCAGTCCACTACTCCAGTTTGTGAACCTAGAGATCAAG AAGCATGTGCTCTTCCTGCTATTAAGCATAGCACTTCAGCACAGCTGGAACCCGCTGTGGAAGAGGAGTTCCTTGCAG ATGACCCTGAGCTTTGGGACTTATCTTTGGAGGCCACTGACCTCAGTGTTACCAATCACAGCACGGCAGCTGCGCCAGCCCAACACCCAGGCACACCTCGTGGGCAGTATGACATTATGACACGCAGCAGAAcgccacaaaaaataaataaccagAGGCCCTGTGCAAAACCTGCCCTGCAGCATCCCTCTACTAGCCCTCGACCTCACATACCAGGTAAGTTTAAGAGGTGGAGAAGCAAATGTAGACAGCAGCAAAAACTGGGTAATATAGGGTGGTGGTTTGTAGACAATGGGGCAAGCATGTATATCTATTTTAGCTTAGCACACTCATATTGCAAATCATCTAAGCTACCTCTGAATCTTGTGGTGCCCAACAATGAGCAGTCAGATTTCTTGCTATACTTTTTTGGTGCTTTCGGTCTCAAAGCCTCCAATAATTCTGCAACTTGCGTCGAAGTAAAGGTGTTTTAA
- the RAD52 gene encoding DNA repair protein RAD52 homolog isoform X3, with the protein MGQITGMSGTELTRNGISSSNASSSMWFGQCQYTADEYQAVQAALRQRLGPEYISSRQAGGGQKVCYIEGHRVISLANEMFGYNGWAHSVTQQNVDFVDLNNGKFYVGVCAFVKVQLKDGSYHEDVGYGVSEGLKSKALSLEKARKEAVTDGLKRALKCFGNALGNCILDKDYLRSVNKLPRQMPPDFDLSNAKRQDFEPAIEKARYNSCLKKTSEDHQQFSTATPVKTEQLESSLSTAEQDQQSSEVLLSDATYYRKLRQKQLQQQFRQQMQKKQQIQSTTPVCEPRDQDDPELWDLSLEATDLSVTNHSTAAAPAQHPGTPRGQYDIMTRSRTPQKINNQRPCAKPALQHPSTSPRPHIPGKFKRWRSKCRQQQKLGNIGWWFVDNGASMYIYFSLAHSYCKSSKLPLNLVVPNNEQSDFLLYFFGAFGLKASNNSATCVEVKVF; encoded by the exons TGTCAGTATACAGCAGATGAGTACCAGGCCGTCCAGGCTGCCCTGCGACAGAGATTGGGCCCAGAATACATCAGTAGCCGGCAAGCTGGAGGAGGACAGAAG GTTTGCTACATTGAAGGGCACAGAGTCATCAGTCTGGCCAATGAAATGTTTGGCTACAATGGCTGGGCTCATTCTGTCACTCAGCAGAATGTCG ATTTTGTGGATCTTAATAATGGCAAGTTCTACGTGGGGGTCTGTGCCTTTGTGAAAGTCCAACTTAag GATGGCTCATACCATGAAGATGTTGGCTATGGAGTAAGTGAAGGCTTGAAGTCTAAGGCTTTGTCCCTAGAAAAAGCAAGGAAGGAAGCTGTTACAGATGGACTGAAGAGGGCACTGAA GTGCTTTGGTAATGCTCTTGGGAATTGCATCCTGGACAAAGACTACTTGCGATCAGTGAATAAGCTTCCTCGCCAG ATGCCCCCAGATTTTGATTTGAGCAATGCTAAAAGACAGGATTTTGAGCCTGCTATAGAAAAGGCAAGATACAATAGCTGCTTGAAGAAGACAAGCGAAGACCACCAGCAGTTTTCTACAGCGACTCCTGTCAAAACTGAGCAGTTAGAATCTTCTTTGAGTACTGCTGAACAAGATCAGCAAAGCAG TGAGGTCTTGCTGAGTGATGCAACATACTACCGGAAGTTGCGGCAGAAACAACTTCAGCAGCAGTTCAGACAGCAGATGCAGAAGAAACAGCAAATCCAGTCCACTACTCCAGTTTGTGAACCTAGAGATCAAG ATGACCCTGAGCTTTGGGACTTATCTTTGGAGGCCACTGACCTCAGTGTTACCAATCACAGCACGGCAGCTGCGCCAGCCCAACACCCAGGCACACCTCGTGGGCAGTATGACATTATGACACGCAGCAGAAcgccacaaaaaataaataaccagAGGCCCTGTGCAAAACCTGCCCTGCAGCATCCCTCTACTAGCCCTCGACCTCACATACCAGGTAAGTTTAAGAGGTGGAGAAGCAAATGTAGACAGCAGCAAAAACTGGGTAATATAGGGTGGTGGTTTGTAGACAATGGGGCAAGCATGTATATCTATTTTAGCTTAGCACACTCATATTGCAAATCATCTAAGCTACCTCTGAATCTTGTGGTGCCCAACAATGAGCAGTCAGATTTCTTGCTATACTTTTTTGGTGCTTTCGGTCTCAAAGCCTCCAATAATTCTGCAACTTGCGTCGAAGTAAAGGTGTTTTAA
- the RAD52 gene encoding DNA repair protein RAD52 homolog isoform X1, which yields MGQITGMSGTELTRNGISSSNASSSMWFGQCQYTADEYQAVQAALRQRLGPEYISSRQAGGGQKVCYIEGHRVISLANEMFGYNGWAHSVTQQNVDFVDLNNGKFYVGVCAFVKVQLKDGSYHEDVGYGVSEGLKSKALSLEKARKEAVTDGLKRALKCFGNALGNCILDKDYLRSVNKLPRQMPPDFDLSNAKRQDFEPAIEKARYNSCLKKTSEDHQQFSTATPVKTEQLESSLSTAEQDQQSSEVLLSDATYYRKLRQKQLQQQFRQQMQKKQQIQSTTPVCEPRDQEACALPAIKHSTSAQLEPAVEEEFLADDPELWDLSLEATDLSVTNHSTAAAPAQHPGTPRGQYDIMTRSRTPQKINNQRPCAKPALQHPSTSPRPHIPGKFKRWRSKCRQQQKLGNIGWWFVDNGASMYIYFSLAHSYCKSSKLPLNLVVPNNEQSDFLLYFFGAFGLKASNNSATCVEVKVF from the exons TGTCAGTATACAGCAGATGAGTACCAGGCCGTCCAGGCTGCCCTGCGACAGAGATTGGGCCCAGAATACATCAGTAGCCGGCAAGCTGGAGGAGGACAGAAG GTTTGCTACATTGAAGGGCACAGAGTCATCAGTCTGGCCAATGAAATGTTTGGCTACAATGGCTGGGCTCATTCTGTCACTCAGCAGAATGTCG ATTTTGTGGATCTTAATAATGGCAAGTTCTACGTGGGGGTCTGTGCCTTTGTGAAAGTCCAACTTAag GATGGCTCATACCATGAAGATGTTGGCTATGGAGTAAGTGAAGGCTTGAAGTCTAAGGCTTTGTCCCTAGAAAAAGCAAGGAAGGAAGCTGTTACAGATGGACTGAAGAGGGCACTGAA GTGCTTTGGTAATGCTCTTGGGAATTGCATCCTGGACAAAGACTACTTGCGATCAGTGAATAAGCTTCCTCGCCAG ATGCCCCCAGATTTTGATTTGAGCAATGCTAAAAGACAGGATTTTGAGCCTGCTATAGAAAAGGCAAGATACAATAGCTGCTTGAAGAAGACAAGCGAAGACCACCAGCAGTTTTCTACAGCGACTCCTGTCAAAACTGAGCAGTTAGAATCTTCTTTGAGTACTGCTGAACAAGATCAGCAAAGCAG TGAGGTCTTGCTGAGTGATGCAACATACTACCGGAAGTTGCGGCAGAAACAACTTCAGCAGCAGTTCAGACAGCAGATGCAGAAGAAACAGCAAATCCAGTCCACTACTCCAGTTTGTGAACCTAGAGATCAAG AAGCATGTGCTCTTCCTGCTATTAAGCATAGCACTTCAGCACAGCTGGAACCCGCTGTGGAAGAGGAGTTCCTTGCAG ATGACCCTGAGCTTTGGGACTTATCTTTGGAGGCCACTGACCTCAGTGTTACCAATCACAGCACGGCAGCTGCGCCAGCCCAACACCCAGGCACACCTCGTGGGCAGTATGACATTATGACACGCAGCAGAAcgccacaaaaaataaataaccagAGGCCCTGTGCAAAACCTGCCCTGCAGCATCCCTCTACTAGCCCTCGACCTCACATACCAGGTAAGTTTAAGAGGTGGAGAAGCAAATGTAGACAGCAGCAAAAACTGGGTAATATAGGGTGGTGGTTTGTAGACAATGGGGCAAGCATGTATATCTATTTTAGCTTAGCACACTCATATTGCAAATCATCTAAGCTACCTCTGAATCTTGTGGTGCCCAACAATGAGCAGTCAGATTTCTTGCTATACTTTTTTGGTGCTTTCGGTCTCAAAGCCTCCAATAATTCTGCAACTTGCGTCGAAGTAAAGGTGTTTTAA
- the RAD52 gene encoding DNA repair protein RAD52 homolog isoform X2: MSGTELTRNGISSSNASSSMWFGQCQYTADEYQAVQAALRQRLGPEYISSRQAGGGQKVCYIEGHRVISLANEMFGYNGWAHSVTQQNVDFVDLNNGKFYVGVCAFVKVQLKDGSYHEDVGYGVSEGLKSKALSLEKARKEAVTDGLKRALKCFGNALGNCILDKDYLRSVNKLPRQMPPDFDLSNAKRQDFEPAIEKARYNSCLKKTSEDHQQFSTATPVKTEQLESSLSTAEQDQQSSEVLLSDATYYRKLRQKQLQQQFRQQMQKKQQIQSTTPVCEPRDQEACALPAIKHSTSAQLEPAVEEEFLADDPELWDLSLEATDLSVTNHSTAAAPAQHPGTPRGQYDIMTRSRTPQKINNQRPCAKPALQHPSTSPRPHIPGKFKRWRSKCRQQQKLGNIGWWFVDNGASMYIYFSLAHSYCKSSKLPLNLVVPNNEQSDFLLYFFGAFGLKASNNSATCVEVKVF, encoded by the exons TGTCAGTATACAGCAGATGAGTACCAGGCCGTCCAGGCTGCCCTGCGACAGAGATTGGGCCCAGAATACATCAGTAGCCGGCAAGCTGGAGGAGGACAGAAG GTTTGCTACATTGAAGGGCACAGAGTCATCAGTCTGGCCAATGAAATGTTTGGCTACAATGGCTGGGCTCATTCTGTCACTCAGCAGAATGTCG ATTTTGTGGATCTTAATAATGGCAAGTTCTACGTGGGGGTCTGTGCCTTTGTGAAAGTCCAACTTAag GATGGCTCATACCATGAAGATGTTGGCTATGGAGTAAGTGAAGGCTTGAAGTCTAAGGCTTTGTCCCTAGAAAAAGCAAGGAAGGAAGCTGTTACAGATGGACTGAAGAGGGCACTGAA GTGCTTTGGTAATGCTCTTGGGAATTGCATCCTGGACAAAGACTACTTGCGATCAGTGAATAAGCTTCCTCGCCAG ATGCCCCCAGATTTTGATTTGAGCAATGCTAAAAGACAGGATTTTGAGCCTGCTATAGAAAAGGCAAGATACAATAGCTGCTTGAAGAAGACAAGCGAAGACCACCAGCAGTTTTCTACAGCGACTCCTGTCAAAACTGAGCAGTTAGAATCTTCTTTGAGTACTGCTGAACAAGATCAGCAAAGCAG TGAGGTCTTGCTGAGTGATGCAACATACTACCGGAAGTTGCGGCAGAAACAACTTCAGCAGCAGTTCAGACAGCAGATGCAGAAGAAACAGCAAATCCAGTCCACTACTCCAGTTTGTGAACCTAGAGATCAAG AAGCATGTGCTCTTCCTGCTATTAAGCATAGCACTTCAGCACAGCTGGAACCCGCTGTGGAAGAGGAGTTCCTTGCAG ATGACCCTGAGCTTTGGGACTTATCTTTGGAGGCCACTGACCTCAGTGTTACCAATCACAGCACGGCAGCTGCGCCAGCCCAACACCCAGGCACACCTCGTGGGCAGTATGACATTATGACACGCAGCAGAAcgccacaaaaaataaataaccagAGGCCCTGTGCAAAACCTGCCCTGCAGCATCCCTCTACTAGCCCTCGACCTCACATACCAGGTAAGTTTAAGAGGTGGAGAAGCAAATGTAGACAGCAGCAAAAACTGGGTAATATAGGGTGGTGGTTTGTAGACAATGGGGCAAGCATGTATATCTATTTTAGCTTAGCACACTCATATTGCAAATCATCTAAGCTACCTCTGAATCTTGTGGTGCCCAACAATGAGCAGTCAGATTTCTTGCTATACTTTTTTGGTGCTTTCGGTCTCAAAGCCTCCAATAATTCTGCAACTTGCGTCGAAGTAAAGGTGTTTTAA